The Acidobacteriota bacterium nucleotide sequence CTCGTGTTTATTGCGCGCCGTCGCCTGAAAGCGTTCCCAATCCAGCTTGCCTTCCAATGACATCTTTTGCGGCATCGGTTTAGTGTTCCAGTACCATTGCGCGCGGGCCAGAATCACTTCGCCCAGCACGCCTTCGTCCACCAGTTTCTTGGCGCCGCGCACAGCTTCGGAACTGCGGCGTTGCATGCCGACTTGGACGATCTGTTTAGTGGCGCGCACGGCTTTGACCATTTGTGCGCCTTGTTCGATGGAGAGTGAAAAGGGCTTTTCGGTGTAAACGTCTTTGCCTGCCTTGACCGAATCCATCAACACGGGCGCGTGCCAGTGATCGGGCGTGGCGTTGAGCACGGCGACGACTTCTTTGTTGTCGAGCACGTCGCGGTAATCAAACGTAGCCTTGCTGCCCGCGCGGCATTTAAGCAAGGTCTCTTTCTGACGCGGTTCATACACGTCCGACACGGCGATGAATTCGACCCGATCCGAGACTTTCAGAAACGAATTCATCACGCTGTGTCCGCGTCCGCCCGCGCCGATGATCGCCATCTGCACGCGGTCGTTGGCGCCAAGGATGCGCGCATAAGATTCAGCAGTGAACAGGCCCGAAGCGGCGACGCTGCCTGCGGCTCCGGCCAGAAAATTGCGGCGATTGACTTTGTCTGACATGGTTGGTTCCTCCGAGTGGTTGCCAGGTGATTGCTTGTGATGGAGCGGATGGGCGCAGCTTAGGGAAGCAGTGAACAAAAGGCAACTTTGGAAGTGCCGAGGTTCAGTTTGAATGGTTTTTCAAAGGTGACATTTTCGTATACGTCACGTAATGCCAATTCACAGTCTAGCGAGGTCAGTTTCACCACTTCGCCCAATTGGTTGAATTCGCGCTGCTCCCACAGATTGTCGGCTATAGTTTTTAAGAAAAAGAATTTCCGAAAAGTCCCAAAGGGACGGCCAGCCAACAGCCCAGGGTGCAGCCCTGGGGAGTCGTGCAAATGGTTCGGCAAGCCCTGAAAGGGCCGCAGCCATAGGCTTGGCTGCGGCCCTTTCAGGGCTTCGCACCACGACTCAATGTGCTTCCTGG carries:
- a CDS encoding Gfo/Idh/MocA family oxidoreductase, with the translated sequence MSDKVNRRNFLAGAAGSVAASGLFTAESYARILGANDRVQMAIIGAGGRGHSVMNSFLKVSDRVEFIAVSDVYEPRQKETLLKCRAGSKATFDYRDVLDNKEVVAVLNATPDHWHAPVLMDSVKAGKDVYTEKPFSLSIEQGAQMVKAVRATKQIVQVGMQRRSSEAVRGAKKLVDEGVLGEVILARAQWYWNTKPMPQKMSLEGKLDWERFQATARNKHEMDERRFFRWRNFIDYNGGHLTDQGTHLMDVIQWCCNNGKPPVAAVCQGAVMQHKGGDAPDTFSAVYEYPSFMATWTLCYSNSYHNGWQIILQGRKATMELDDDGYRVYPEPWESTNKAPQPLHEYKGGIPTEPHVANFLACIKSRQEPNAPVEVGHNAVSAPHLANLAMWQKRRVVLSDDGTTTAKL